CCAACGAGTGCGCATCAAGCTCATCCTGAACTCCGGATGCGACGGCGTCAGACTGCCCGCGGCTACCGGTTCCACGACCAGGTGTGGACGTTCCAGAGCGAGGACGTCTGCATCGGCGTGATCATCGCCGGGCCGGTCAACCCCTTCCTCGCGATCACGCCATTCCCGTAGTAGTAGACGGGAATGACCGGGACTTCCTCCGCGATGTACTTCATGATGTCGGCCAGCACCTGCTGGCGAGCATCGACTTCAAGGGACGTCGTGAACCGACGATACAGCTCCTCGTAGGCAGGCGTCGTGTAGCCGCTGTAGTTCGAGCCCTTCCAGGATGTTCGTTCGCTGGCGATCTGGGCTGCCGAGAGGTTCTGCGGGGCATACGCGTTCGGGCTCCACGGCCACATAAAGCCGCCTCGCACGGTGTTCTTGCGCTCGTCGAGATTCGCGGCGCGTGGCGGCAGAGCGTCTGGGGTCGCCTGGATTCCCGCCTGCTGCCACTGGTTGCCGACCGTTTCGATCTCCTCCACGTTGCTGCCCTGACCGGTGGCGGCGATCTCCATGGCGAGCGGCTGTCCGCTGCCGTCGCGAAGCGCTCCGTCGGCGCCGGCTATCCACCCCGCGTCTGCCATGAGCTGCCGAACGCGATCGAGGTCGTAGGGATATCGCGCCAGGCCGCCGCGGTCGATCTGCGCGAAGACGGGGTCCTCCTCGAGAACGAAAGTGTCCGCGGCCTTCGTGAGCCCGTACTGCAGGGCGTCGCTCATTCCACGACGGTCAGTCGCATGCACGAGCGCACGACGCACGCGAACATCGCGCGCCCACGGCGCGGACGGATCGCGGAATTGGAGGTAGATGGATCGGATTCCGAACGGCACGAGGAGCGTCGTACCACCCTCTTGCCCCCAGCCATTTTCGACCGCCATGAGCTGGGTGGCGTCAAATCGGGCACCCATCGGGACCATGTCCAGGTCGCCGGAGAGGACGCCGGCCACGATGGCGTTGACGTCGCCAACGTACATCAGCAGGATGCGGTCGATCTGCGGACGGCCGCCGACGAAGCGGTCGAACGCCAGACCCTCAATGTAGCTGCCGCGCTGCCAC
This genomic stretch from Chloroflexota bacterium harbors:
- a CDS encoding ABC transporter substrate-binding protein — protein: PAHILSDPYQAGDKQAFINHPYWTNDFVGLGPYKLGQWQRGSYIEGLAFDRFVGGRPQIDRILLMYVGDVNAIVAGVLSGDLDMVPMGARFDATQLMAVENGWGQEGGTTLLVPFGIRSIYLQFRDPSAPWARDVRVRRALVHATDRRGMSDALQYGLTKAADTFVLEEDPVFAQIDRGGLARYPYDLDRVRQLMADAGWIAGADGALRDGSGQPLAMEIAATGQGSNVEEIETVGNQWQQAGIQATPDALPPRAANLDERKNTVRGGFMWPWSPNAYAPQNLSAAQIASERTSWKGSNYSGYTTPAYEELYRRFTTSLEVDARQQVLADIMKYIAEEVPVIPVYYYGNGVIARKGLTGPAMITPMQTSSLWNVHTWSWNR